In Sorghum bicolor cultivar BTx623 chromosome 8, Sorghum_bicolor_NCBIv3, whole genome shotgun sequence, one genomic interval encodes:
- the LOC8068119 gene encoding vacuolar amino acid transporter 1, with the protein MDRDEEMGHGDRSLLFIGDEDDDLGADRDGGSPPTSSSDEGSFSDRSDDEARGGGGDDAPDDGQKGAWPQSYRQSIDMMSAVPSPRVNTLMAASPSLTRFGSSFLKAGSSFFLRKGDGSGLPLTRPLLPPSVSQLSQSSLHPQPVKQSTDSLAQPPRPPPGHEAELPERPSRACLKSDYIELPPPASKCSRSQSIINGFNVLCGVGILTTAYGIKEGGWLSLLLLPLLGGSSCYTGLLLKRCIDSSPNIETYPDIGQVAFGLFGRIFVSVVLYLELYASCVEYITLLGDSLSSVFPSAHLAFTGIELNAHNLFAITMALAILPSVWLRNLSLLSYLSAGGVIATITVIVCLFWVGIGEGIGFHPSGALVNVTRLPVALGLYGYCYSGHSVFPNIYSSMEERSQFPFVLLFCFTVVTLVYAGVAVSGFMMFGESTMSQFTLNLPQQYIPSKIAIWMTVVNPYTKYALTMTPVALSIEEALPKKMQSYLVGMSVRTCLVFSTVAVALLFPYFALVMALLGSVFTMLVALILPCACYLSIKKGAVPLWEIILCIIIIMIGVVCACIGSYTSINRMISSR; encoded by the exons ATGGACCGCGACGAGGAGATGGGCCACGGCGACCGGTCGCTGCTGTTCATCggcgacgaggacgacgacctCGGCGCCGACCGGGACGGCGGCTCCCCGCCGACCTCCTCCTCCGACGAGGGATCCTTCTCCGATCGGAGCGACGACGaggcccgcggcggcggcggcgacgacgcgcCCGACGACGGCCAGAAGGGCGCGTGGCCGCAGAGTTACAG GCAGTCGATCGACATGATGAGCGCGGTGCCGTCGCCGAGGGTGAACACGCTCATGGCAGCGAGCCCGAGCCTCACCAGATTCGGCAGCTCCTTCCTCAAGGCCGGGAGCTCCTTCTTCCTCAGGAAGGGCGACGGCTCGGGGCTGCCGCTCACCAGGCCGCTGCTGCCGCCCTCGGTCTCGCAGCTGTCGCAGTCGTCATTGCACCCGCAGCCCGTGAAGCAGTCCACGGACAGCCTCGCCCAGCCGCCGCGGCCTCCTCCTGGGCACGAGGCCGAGTTGCCCGAGAGGCCGTCCAGGGCGTGCCTCAAGTCCGATTACATCGAGCTTCCTCCGCCTGCTAGCAAGTGCAGCAGGAGCCAATCGATCATCAATG GGTTCAATGTTCTGTGCGGGGTTGGAATTCTCACCACAGCTTATGGAATCAAGGAAGGGGGATGGTTAAGCCTCCTGCTGCTCCCCTTGTTGGGAGGCAGCTCCTGCTACACGGGCTTGCTTCTGAAGAGATGCATAGACAGTTCGCCCAACATTGAGACATACCCAGATATTGGACAAGTCGCTTTCGGTCTTTTCGGTCGAATCTTTGTATCG GTTGTTCTTTACCTGGAGCTTTAT GCAAGCTGTGTGGAGTACATCACGCTGCTAGGAGACAGCTTGTCATCAGTGTTTCCCTCGGCACATTTAGCTTTCACCGGCATTGAGCTGAACGCACACAATCTCTTTGCAATCACAATGGCCTTGGCAATTCTCCCATCAGTCTGGCTCAGGAACCTCAGTCTCCTCTCATATCTTTCTG CTGGAGGTGTGATCGCGACAATTACAGTCATCGTCTGCCTATTCTGGGTTGGCATTGGAGAAGGAATTGGGTTTCACCCATCTGGTGCTCTAGTGAACGTTACCCGCCTTCCAGTGGCACTTGGCCTGTATGGATACTGCTATTCAGGACACTCGGTTTTTCCAAACATATATTCCTCAATGGAGGAGCGCTCACAGTTTCCATTTGTGCTCCTGTTCTG CTTCACAGTGGTAACACTTGTTTATGCTGGAGTTGCGGTCTCAGGGTTTATGATGTTTGGCGAGTCCACTATGTCACAGTTCACTCTGAACTTGCCACAACAGTACATCCCGTCTAAAATTGCCATTTGGATGACG GTTGTCAATCCATACACAAAGTATGCATTGACAATGACGCCAGTCGCCTTATCTATAGAGGAAGCCCTACCAAAGAAGATGCAGAGTTACCTGGTTGGAATGTCTGTTAGGACATGCCTCGTTTTCTCAACTGTTGCCGTGGCTCTGCTTTTTCCTTATTTTG CCCTGGTGATGGCATTGCTTGGATCTGTCTTCACAATGCTTGTG GCTTTGATACTCCCATGTGCATGCTATCTCTCTATCAAGAAGGGTGCAGTACCTTTGTGGGAG ATCATCCTGTGCATAATCATCATAATGATTGGCGTAGTATGTGCATGCATCGGGTCATATACCTCAATCAACCGGATGATTAGCAGCAGATAG